A window of Nonomuraea angiospora genomic DNA:
CCGCCCTGATCGGCGAGCTGTCGGTGCGCAGCCAGCGCTTCCGCACCCTCTGGGCCGGCCGGGTCGTCAAGGAGCGAACCAACGGGGTCAAGCGGTTCACGCATCCGGTGGTGGGCGAGCTGGCCCTGCGTTACGAGACGTTCGACCTGCCGGGCGGGTCGGGGCAGCGGCTGAGCCTGCTCCACCCCGAGCCGGGCGGGGCCGACGAGGAGTCGCTGCGGCTGCTCGCCTCGTGGTCCGCCTAATAGGGTCCGCCTAATAGGGTCCGCCTAATAGGGTCCGCCTAGCAGGGTTCGCCTAGTACGTGGGGGCGGCGCGGAACGCCTCGATGAGATGCGCGCGTACCCTGGCCACCGCGGGCTTGGCCAGCGCGCCCGAGCGGACGGCCAGGTAGCCGGTGTTGATCGGGGCCTCGTCCGGCTCGGCCAGCGTGACGAGCGTGCCCGCCGCCAGGTCGCGGCGGCACAGGTAGGCGGGCAGCACGGAGACGCCCATCCCGGCCCTGACGGCGCTGAGCACGCCGCGCAGGTCGGGGATGACGACCTGCGCCGCCATCGCGGGCCGCCTGCCGAACACGGAGCGCCAGTAGCGGCGCACGATGGGCAGGTCCTCGGCGTAGGCCACCAGCGGCGCCGCCGCCAGCTCCCTCGGCCCCACTCCGGCGAGCGCCAGGGACGGGGCGGCGACCAGCAGGAACTCCTCGTCGTAGAGGGGGTCCGCCTGCACGCCGCGCACCCGGGGCCGGATCGTGGAGATCACCAGGTCCAGGCGCCCGGCCGCGAGGTCCGCCAGGAGGTCGTCGGACAGCCCGAGCGTCGTACGCAGCCGCAGCCCCGAGCGCACCAGCGGGGCGAGCATCGGCATCACCTCCTCGCACAGGAACTCGGCGGGCCCGCCCAGGTGCACGGCCGCGTCCGAGGGCAGCTCCGACTCCACCACCTCGTCCAAGGCGTCCAGCGAGGGGGCCACCCGGCGGGCCAGCTCGTCGGCGGCGGGCGTGGGCGCCACCCCGCGCGGCAGCCGGTCGAACAGCGGCCGGTCCAGCACCGACTCCAGCGTCTTGACCTGCGCCGTCACGGCCGGCTGCGACAGGCCGAGGGTCTGCGCGGCGGCCGTGATGGAGCCGGTCCTGTACACGGAGAGGAACGTCCGCAGCAGGTCGAGCGAGATTGGCGACATATCAGCATTCTGATACCTAAGGCGATATTTCGTTATTTGTTACTTATGGCGGGCCGGGGCGACGATGTGAGACATGAACCAGCGTATTCTCATCGCCCTGACCAGCCATGACGACCTCGGCGGCGTCGAGCCGACCGGATACTACGTCCCGGAGGCGGCCCACCCCTGGGAGATCTTCCGCAAGGCCGGCTACGAGGTGGACGTCGCCAGCGTGCGGGGCGGGCGGCCGCCCCAGGACGGGTTCGACGCAGGCGACCAGACCCAGGTGGCCTTCCTGGCCGCGATCGAGGAGGCGGGCACCGGCCGCCTCGCGGACGTCGACGCCTCCCGTTACGACGCCGTGCTCTACGCCGGAGGCCACGGCACCATGTGGGACTTCCCCGACGACCCGGACGTCATCCGCGTCGGACGCGAGGTGTACGAGCGGGGCGGCGTGGTGGCTGCGGTCTGCCACGGCCCGTCCGCGCTGGTGAACCTGACCCTCTCCGACGGCTCGTACCTGGTGGCGGGCAAGCGGGTGGCGGCCTTCACCAACGAGGAGGAGCGGCTGCGCGGCGTGGCCGACGTGGTGCCTTTCCTGCTGGCGGACAAACTGGTGGAGCGTGGCGCCGAGCACGAGCCGGGCGCCACCTGGCAGGCTCAGGTCGTGGTGGACGGCAGGCTCGCCACCGGCCAGAACCCGGCCAGCGCCGCGCCCCTGGCGGAGCGCGTCCTCGACGTCCTCGCCGAACGGCGGGACTGAGGAGCGCAATCGCCGCCGGATGGCGGTTGTGTGCCACGGCGCGGGCTCTGACCATCGAGGAGTGGCCCCAATGAAGGGATAACAGATGGCATTCCACCCCAACCTCGACCCGGAGATCCGCGCCTTTCTCGAGCGGACACCGTTCCCGGCGTTCGACACGGCGAACCTGACGCCCGAGGAGCTGCCCGAGCATCGTGCGCAGATCAACGCGTTCCTCGCCGCCGCGCCGCCGGCCGACACCGACGTGGTGATCGAGGACCGGCACGTGCCGGGCCCCGACGGCGCTCCCGACGTGCGGGTACGGATCTACCGCCCGGCGGGCGGCGGCGAGGGGCGGCCGGGTCTGTACTGGATCCACGGCGGGGGGATGATCATCGGCACGCCCGAGATCGACGAGGCGATGATGATCGGCTACGTCGAGGAGCTCGGGTGCGTGGCGGTCTCCGTCGACTACCGGCTGGCGCCCGAGAACCCCCATCCCGCGCCGGTCGAGGACTGCTACGCCGGGCTGGTGTGGACCGCCAAGGCGGCGGGCGAGCTGGGCATCGACCCGGCCAGGATCGCGGTCGGCGGCGCCAGCGCGGGCGGCGGGCTCGCCGCCGCCACCGTGCTGCTGGCCCGCGACCGGGGCGGCCCCGACGTGGCGTTCCAGCTGCTCGTCTGCCCGATGCTGGACGACCGCAACATCACCCCGTCCAGCCACGAGTTCACCGAGGCGGTGGTCTGGGACCGCAGCGCGAACCTCTTCGGCTGGACCGCCCTGCTGGGCGACCGGATCGGCACCGACGACGTGCCCCCGTACGCGGCCCCCGCCCGGGCCACGGACCTGGCCGGGCTGCCGCCGGCGTTCATCGACGTCGGCGAGCTGGAGGTGTTCAGGGACGAGGACGTCGACTACGCGCTGCGGCTGTCGCAGGCGGGCGTGTCCACCGAGCTCCACCTCTACCCGGGGGCCTTCCACGGGTTCGACGGGATGGTCCCGGACGCCGAGCTGTCCAAGCGGGCGCGGGCGGCCCGGCTGGCGGCGCTCAAGCGGGCGTACGGGCTCTAAGGGCTCGAGCGGATGTGCCGGATCAGGCGGGCGTGCCGGATCTGAGGTTGGCGCGCAGCCGTACCAGGGCGAGGGCCAGGTGGGCGCGCAGGCGGCCGGCCGCGTCGGCGAGCGAGAAGCCCAGCACGGACTCGGCCCGGGCGATGCGCGCGGCCATCGAGCTGTGGTGCAGGTGCACGGTGGCGGCCGCGCCGCGGACCGAGCCGGCCAGGCACAGCGCCCGCACCGCCGCCAGGGACTCCTCGCCGAGCCGCTCCATCGCCCGGACGTCGGCCAGCTCCGCGACCGCCGGCTCCGGCAGGTCGGCGAACAGCGCCAGGGCCCCCAGCTCCGACCAGCGCATCACGCGATCGTGCGGGCCGGTGAAGCGGAGCGCCGTCCGCGCGCCGGCCCACGACTCGGCCGCCCGCGCGCCCGGCAGCTCCGGCCCGATGCCCACCCGCGACCCCTCGGGAAGGTCGCGGGGCAGGGTGGTCGCCACCAGGACCGCCTCCGTGTCGCCGATCCTGGTGGCGCGCACCTGGTGGCCCATGGCGCGCAGGCCGGCGGCGAGTTCCCGGTCCGGCCCCCGGTCCGGCCCCCGGTCCGGCCCCCGGTCCGGCCCCCGGTCCGGCCCCCGGTCCGGCCCCCGGTCCGGCCCCCGGTCCGGCCCCCGGTCCGGCCCCCGGTCCGGCCCCCGGTCCGGCCCCCGGTCCGGCCCCCGGTCCGGCAGGGCGATCGCCAGGGCCTGGAGCGGGGCGGAGGGGGCGAAGCCGAGCAGGCGCAGGGCGCGGGCGCGTTCGGCCTCGCCGGTCTCGGCCGACAGCACCAGCTCCACCAGCGCGGGGTCCTGTCCCGACCGCGCCAGCGCGGCGGCGCGTTCCAGGGTGACCTCGGCCGCCACCGCGTACCGTTCGAGGACGATCTCGTCGAGCCCGTGCGCCGGCCCCTCGCGCTCCATCCAGACCGCCCCGAGCCCGTCGCTCAGCTCCCTGACCTGGGCCGGGACCTCGGCGGGCGTGTCCACGGCGCCGCGGGGCGAGGTGCGGGTGCGGCGGCCGGTGGCCGCGTCGAGCAGCCCGACCGGGCATTGCGCCAGCCGCGCCGTCGCCGCGAGCAGCGTGGGCACGCTCACGTGGTCGCGAAGCAGCGAGTCGAAGTAGGCGATCACCCGCACCGCGCTCTCCGCGTCGGCGTCGAGCGTGGACAGCTTCAGCAGCAGTCCCTGCATGGCCAACAGACTATGTCCGGAAATCGCTGTTCGGGTTACCAAGCGTGCGCTAGGTTGGTTATGTGGATCTCGACTTCTCCCCGGCCGAACAGGGCTTCCGCGCCGAGGTTCGCGACTGGCTGCGCGCGCACGTGCCGGGACCGCTGCCGTCCATGGACACCCCCGAGGGCTTCGCCGCGCACCGCGCCTGGGAGGCGCTGCTGGCGGACGCGCGACTGTCCGTCGTCTCCTGGCCCGAGGAGTACGGCGGGCGCGGCGCCTCCCTGATCGAGTGGCTGATCTTCGAGGAGGAGTACTGGGCCGCCGGAGCCCCCGCCCGGGTCACCCAGAACGGCATCTTCCTGCTGGGCCCCTCGCTGATGCGCTTCGGCACGCCCGAGCAGCGCAGGCGGTGGCTGCCGAGGATGGCCAGAGGCGACGACGTGTGGGCCCAGGCCTGGTCGGAGCCGGAGGCGGGCAGCGACCTGGCCGCGCTCACCTCCCGCGCCGAGCCCGTGCCCGGCGGCTGGCGGCTGTACGGGCACAAGACCTGGAGCTCGCGGGCCGCCCACGCCACGCACGGGTTCGGCCTGTTCCGCACGTCGGGGACGCGGCACAAGGGCCTGACGTACTTCCTCTTCCCCCTCTCCGACGTCGCCGTGCGGCCGATCGCGCAGCTCGACGGGCTGCCGGGGTTCGCCGAGCTGCACTTCGACGGGGTGTTCACGCCCGGCTCGATGGTGCTCGGCGAGGTCGGCGAGGGCTGGCGGGTCGCGATGGCCACCACGTCCTCCGAACGCGGCCTCACCCTGCGCAGCCCCGGCCGCTTCCTGGCCACGGCCGACCGGCTGGTCGCGCTGGCCCGCTCCTCGGGCGACCCCGTGGCGGCCGACCGGGCCGCCAGGTGCTGGATCGAGGCGGAGGCGTACCGGCTGCACACGTTCGCGACGGCGCGGCGGCTCATGGCGGGGGAGGAGATCGGGTCCGCGGCCAGCATGGGCAAGGTGTTCTGGTCCGAGCTGGACCTGCGCATGCACACGCTGGCCATGGAGCTGCTGGGGGACCGGGCGGGGGAGGCGGGCTGGCTGGACGGGTTCCTGTTCTCGCTGGCCGGGCCCATCTACGCGGGCACGAACGAGATCCAGCGCAACATCATCGCCGAGCGGGTTCTGAGGCTGCCACGATGAACTTCGGATTCACGGACGAGCAGCTCGCGCTGGCCGCCACGGTGCGGGACGTGCTGCGGGCGCACTGCCCGCCGGCGGCGCTGCGGTCGGAGCGGCGGCCGGCCTGGGAGCAGCTGGCCGGGCTCGGGTTCTTCGGCCTGCTCCTGCCGCCCGAGAGCGATGGGCTGGGGCTCGGGCTGGCCGACGTCCTGCCCGCGCTGGAGGAGACCGGGCGGGCGTGCCTGCCGGGGCCGGTGGTCGAGACCGCCGTGGTGGCGCCGTACCTGCTGCCGGACAACCCCAAGCTGGCCTCCGGCGCCCTGTGCGTGACCGTGCTGCCGCCGGGACAGGCGTACGCGCCGGACGCCGACCTGGCCGACCTGCTGCTGGTGGCCCGGGACGGCGGGTGGCGCCTGGTCGCCAGGGAGTCTGCACGCGTGGTGCCGAGGAGCGGGGTGGACCCGTGCCGGCCCGTGTTCGAGGTGGCCTTCGACGACTCCGAGGAGCTGGGCGGCCCCGCCGCGCCGGCGCTGCGGCGGGCCGCGGTGGCGACGGCGGCGCAGCTCATCGGGGTCGCCAGGGAGCTGCTCGCGGTCACCGTCGCCTACGCGCGGGTGCGGACGCAGTTCGGGGCGGCGATCGGGTCGTTCCAGGCGGTCAAGCACCAGCTCGCCGACGCGGCCGTGGCGGTGGAGTTCGCCGCGCCGCTGGTGCACCGGGCGGCCCTGTCGGTGGACCGGGCCGCCGGGACCGCCGACCGGGACGTGAGCGCGGCCAAGGCCGCCGCCGGTGAGGCCGCCGTGCTGGCGGCGCGGGTGGCGCTGCAGGCGCACGGCGCGATCGGCTACACCGAGGAGCTGGACCTGCGGTTCTGGCTCGCGCGGGCCTGGTCGCTGTCGGCCGCGTACGGCACCACGGCGGCGCACCGGGAACGCGTCAGAACCGCCGTCCTGGACGGCGACCTGCGGAGGTGGCCATGAAGTTCGGGGTGCCGCTCGGACTGGTGCATCCGGCCGCGTGGAAGGACGTGGCGGTGGCGGCGGACGAGCTGGGGTTCGAGTCGGTGTGGCTGCCCGAGCACCTCGTCTTCGCCACCGACTTGTCGCTCGCCCACTACCCGGGCACGTCCGACCCGGGGATCAAGCCCGGCACGCCGCTGTTCGACGCGCCCGCGTACCTGTGCTGGCTCGCCGCCCTCACCTCCCGTGTCAGGCTCGGTACGGCGGTGCAGCTCCTCGCCCTGCGCCACCCCTTCGTGTCCGCCCGCGCGTTCGCCACCCTGGACGTGGTCTCGTCGGGACGGGCGATCTGCGGGGTGGGCGCGGGCTGGTACCGGGGCGAGTGGGAGGCGGCCGGCGTCGAGTTCCGCACCCGGGGGGCCCGGCTGGACGAGGCGATCGAGGTGGTCAGGCGGCTCTGGAGCGAGCCGGTGGTCACCCATTCCGGGAGGTTCTACTCCTTTCCCGAGGTCGCGTTCGAGCCCAAGCCGGTGCAGCGGCGGCTGCCGGTGCTCGCGGGCGGGGAGTCGGCCGCCGCGCTGCGCCGGGCCGCGCGATTGTGCGACGGGTGGATCAGCATGCCGCACACCCTCGAGTCCATCAAGCCGCAGCTCGACCGGCTGGGGGCGGGGGTGCCGGTGACCGCGCACGCGTACGCGCTGGCCTCGCCCGACGAGGTGCCCGCCTGGGCGGCGCTGGGCGTGGAGCGGCTGATCGTACGGCCCTGGAGCCGCAGCCGGGACGCGGTGTCCCGGCTGGCCGCCTTCGCCGCCGACTACGGGGTGGGGGACACGGCGCGAGGGGCGCTCGCAGGCGGTGGCGACGCCTTGTGAGGGTCGCTCACGCGCGGTGGCGGCGTGGCGGGAGGGTCGCTCACGCGCGGTGGCGGCGTGGCAGGAGGGTCGTTCTCGCGTGGTGGCGACGTCTCGTGAGGGTCGCTCACGCGCGGTGGCGTCCCCGCCGCCGGGGCTGGCCGGGCGTGCTCCGGCCGGGCTGGGCGGGGGCGTTCCTGCCGGGCTGACTCGGGGCGCTCCTGGCCGGGTGACCGGAGGCGGCCCTGCCGGTGCCGCCCGAGCCGACCAGCTGGCGCTCGTCCTCGCGCCGGTGCGGCTGCGGGGACCCGGCGGAGGCGTGGCGGCGGCCCGCCAGCGGGGCGTCCTGCGCGAACGGCTGCGCGCCACCGATGTGGACGCCCTGGGTGGGCGCCGGACGGCGGTGGCGGCGGCCGCGCAGCGGGAGGTCGGCCGTCCCGGACTCGTCGGCGGGACGCCCGAGGCGGCGGCGACGTCCCTGGTAGGTGGCGCCGATGTCAGGAGTGTCGCTGATGCCGGCAGTGTCCCCGCCCCTGCCGGCGGTCCGGCTGAAGGCGTCGAACGCGCTGGTCGCCTGGGGGATGACGATGCGTTCGAACGGCCCCGTGTCCACGAAGCGCTCCAGCGGCCCGGTGTCCAACAGGATCTCGACCGGCCCGCTCCCGGCGGGCTCGGTCGGCCGGGAGGCGCAGAAGGCGTCGAACGGATCGATGCCGGCGAGGTGACGGTGCAGGTCCGCGTGCTCGTCCAGGAGCCGGTCCACGGCTGCGCGGCGGGGCGCGTCCGTGGCGAGGTCGAAGGGGCGCGTGTCGAGCGGGCGCCTCCGGCGTCCGCCGGCCCGGGCGGCGGGCCGGGCGGCGTCCAAGGCGGTGGCGGGCTGGAGGGCGTCCAAGGCCGTCGCGGGCTGGAGGGCGTCCAAAGCCGCGGGGGCCAGTGCGGCGGTGTCCAGGGCGGCGGTGTCCAGGGATGCGGCGGGCTGGAAGGCTTCCAGGGCCGCCGCGTCCAGGGCTGCTGCGTCCAGGGCTGCTGTGGCCGTGAGGGCGTCCAGGGTCGCGGCCGGCTGGAGTGCGGCCGTTCGACGGCTCGTACGGACCGGCTCGACCTCGACCTCCAGCCGGCGGCGGCGACGCCGGCGGTTGACGGCAGGGCGGGGCGCCGTGGCACCGGCGGTGGCCGGGGCGGTCCGCAGGCGGCGGGTCTTGGCCACGGCGAGCAGCGCCAGGGCCGCCACCAGAGCCGAGCCGACCAGCGCCGGCGAGGAGATGGCCGGCATCGGGCCGGTGGCCGAGGCGCCCGCGTGCGTGGGGAGCGGTTCGGCGGTCGCCGCCGTGGTGTCGGCCGTCGCCGGCTTGGCGTGCTTGGCCTTCTTCGGCTGCTTGGGGCTCTCGGGGGCCACGGTGCCCAAGACGGGACCGGTGACGGAGCCCGTGACGGGGCCGGTGGTGTCCTTGGGGGCGGTGGGCGCGGCCTGAGGCTCCTTCTTCGCGGGGGAGCTGCCGGTCTCGGGGGCCTGGGCGGGCTCCTCGATCTCGCTGCGGGGGATCAGGGAGGTGAGCAGCTCGGTCCCGGAGGGCTGGAGCGCCCCGACGTCGGTGCCCGGACCCGGCTGCAGGGCGGCCTGGTCGTTGGCCTTCTTCTGGGCCTCGCGCTGCTGCCGGGCCGCCTCCTCGTCCAGGCGGGACTTGATGCGCTCCGGGTAGCCGTACCCGACGACCTTGCTCGTGTCACGTTCCTTGCGCTTGGCGACGCCACCGTCGATGTTGCCCTCGATGGTGAAGATCGTGTCGCCCTCGACCCGCGTCACGATGCCGACGTGGTCGATCTTGTCGATGCTGTTCGAGCCGCTCCAGTCGTAGAAGACGAACGCCCCGGGCTTGGGCTTGTGGCCCCACGCCCCCTGCTCCTTGAACCACTCCGCGTGCGACACCGTCCACGCGAACTGCCCGATCCAGTCCTCGTACCCGAGCTTGTGCGCGGCCCATGAGAGGTACATGTCGCACCATGGGGCGGAGCTGTAGTCGGCGTCGAACTCGACGTTCTTGCCGTACCAGTTGCCGAACTTGGTGTACGCCCCTGCTTTCTCGGCATACCCGAGCTGGCTCTCCAGCAACTCGATGTACTTCTGCATCTCTGGCGTCATGGAAGTATGGGGACACCTTCCGGGCAAGCCGGTTTGTCCGCATAGATCCCGGGTAAAGGGACACCCTGTGACTACTGGGACAAAACCGGAGGCTTGTCGTCTTCCGTGATGAGCGAGGCTACCGTGCCGTCCCGGCAGGTCAAGCCAGCACCAAGTGACGTTCAAGCTTTCCTGGACCAAGAACCCGCTGGTCAAAGATATTGCCAGAAATGTCCAAGCTAAGGAGGTTTAATCCAAAAAGATCTATCTTGTTCCAGGTGAGAGGCTTGCCCTGAGTCAGTAGCCCGCGCCCGTGAGCAGCCCGCCGTCCACGGTGAACTCGCTGCCCGTGCAGTAGCTGGCCCGGTCCGAGGCCAGGAAGGCCACCACGTGGGACACCTCCACCGGCTTGGCGAAGCGCTTGATGACCATGGACTTGACGAAGGCGTCGGCGTCGACCTCGTTCATCAGGTCGGGGTCCATCGCCATCGAGGTGTTGATCGCGCCCGGATGCACCGAGTTCACCCGGATCTTGAACCGGGCCAGCTCCCGCGCCGCCGACTTGGTCAGCCCGCGCACCCCGAACTTCGACGCCGAGTACGCCGACAGCCCCTCGGCCCCGACGTAGCCCTCGATCGAGGAGATGTTCACGATGGCGCCCCGCCCGGCCGCCTTCATGGGGTCGATCACCGACTTGATCCCGAGCCAGGTGCCCTTGAGGTTGACGCCGATCACCCGGTCGAAGTCCTCGGGTGACATATCGCTGATGCGCCGAAATTTCAGGATCCCGGCGTTGTTGACCAGCACGTCCAGCCGGCCGTGCAGCTCGGTGGCCGTCGCCACCGCCCGCTCCCAGTCCTCGACGCTCGTCACGTCGTGATGGACGAACCCCGCCCCCGTCTCCTCGGCCAGCGCCTTGCCCTCCTCGTCCAGCACGTCACCGAAGACCACCCGCGCCCCTTCCTCCAGGAACAGCCGCACGTGCGCCGCCCCCATCCCGCGAGCGCCGCCGGTGATCAACGCGACCTTGCCCTCAAGCAACCCCATGACGCCCTCCAGCCGCGACGGCCACCGCCGCCGCCTCCATGGAGCGGTAGACGGGGATTCCCGCCGCCGCCGCGATCCGCCTCACTTCGTCCTCGACGCCCGGGGGCGCGCACTCGCCGTTCCTGGTGACGAGGGTGATCCTGGTGTCCGGCAGCGCGGCCTGCGCCTGCGCCACCGCCCGCGCGTACGCGTACAGGGGCTCCGCCGCGTCCCCGTACGTGAAGAACGCCTGGACGTTCACGTGCAGGACCACGTCGCCGTACGGCCGGGAGCGCAGCAGCGCGGAGACCACCTCGGGCACGAGCCCGGCCCGCCCCAGGGGCCCGACCGGCACTTCGAGCGGGT
This region includes:
- a CDS encoding alpha/beta hydrolase — translated: MAFHPNLDPEIRAFLERTPFPAFDTANLTPEELPEHRAQINAFLAAAPPADTDVVIEDRHVPGPDGAPDVRVRIYRPAGGGEGRPGLYWIHGGGMIIGTPEIDEAMMIGYVEELGCVAVSVDYRLAPENPHPAPVEDCYAGLVWTAKAAGELGIDPARIAVGGASAGGGLAAATVLLARDRGGPDVAFQLLVCPMLDDRNITPSSHEFTEAVVWDRSANLFGWTALLGDRIGTDDVPPYAAPARATDLAGLPPAFIDVGELEVFRDEDVDYALRLSQAGVSTELHLYPGAFHGFDGMVPDAELSKRARAARLAALKRAYGL
- a CDS encoding helix-turn-helix domain-containing protein; protein product: MQGLLLKLSTLDADAESAVRVIAYFDSLLRDHVSVPTLLAATARLAQCPVGLLDAATGRRTRTSPRGAVDTPAEVPAQVRELSDGLGAVWMEREGPAHGLDEIVLERYAVAAEVTLERAAALARSGQDPALVELVLSAETGEAERARALRLLGFAPSAPLQALAIALPDRGPDRGPDRGPDRGPDRGPDRGPDRGPDRGPDRGPDRGPDRGPDRGPDRELAAGLRAMGHQVRATRIGDTEAVLVATTLPRDLPEGSRVGIGPELPGARAAESWAGARTALRFTGPHDRVMRWSELGALALFADLPEPAVAELADVRAMERLGEESLAAVRALCLAGSVRGAAATVHLHHSSMAARIARAESVLGFSLADAAGRLRAHLALALVRLRANLRSGTPA
- a CDS encoding glucose 1-dehydrogenase, which gives rise to MGLLEGKVALITGGARGMGAAHVRLFLEEGARVVFGDVLDEEGKALAEETGAGFVHHDVTSVEDWERAVATATELHGRLDVLVNNAGILKFRRISDMSPEDFDRVIGVNLKGTWLGIKSVIDPMKAAGRGAIVNISSIEGYVGAEGLSAYSASKFGVRGLTKSAARELARFKIRVNSVHPGAINTSMAMDPDLMNEVDADAFVKSMVIKRFAKPVEVSHVVAFLASDRASYCTGSEFTVDGGLLTGAGY
- a CDS encoding type 1 glutamine amidotransferase domain-containing protein yields the protein MNQRILIALTSHDDLGGVEPTGYYVPEAAHPWEIFRKAGYEVDVASVRGGRPPQDGFDAGDQTQVAFLAAIEEAGTGRLADVDASRYDAVLYAGGHGTMWDFPDDPDVIRVGREVYERGGVVAAVCHGPSALVNLTLSDGSYLVAGKRVAAFTNEEERLRGVADVVPFLLADKLVERGAEHEPGATWQAQVVVDGRLATGQNPASAAPLAERVLDVLAERRD
- a CDS encoding TIGR03619 family F420-dependent LLM class oxidoreductase, which translates into the protein MKFGVPLGLVHPAAWKDVAVAADELGFESVWLPEHLVFATDLSLAHYPGTSDPGIKPGTPLFDAPAYLCWLAALTSRVRLGTAVQLLALRHPFVSARAFATLDVVSSGRAICGVGAGWYRGEWEAAGVEFRTRGARLDEAIEVVRRLWSEPVVTHSGRFYSFPEVAFEPKPVQRRLPVLAGGESAAALRRAARLCDGWISMPHTLESIKPQLDRLGAGVPVTAHAYALASPDEVPAWAALGVERLIVRPWSRSRDAVSRLAAFAADYGVGDTARGALAGGGDAL
- a CDS encoding CHAP domain-containing protein, with the protein product MTPEMQKYIELLESQLGYAEKAGAYTKFGNWYGKNVEFDADYSSAPWCDMYLSWAAHKLGYEDWIGQFAWTVSHAEWFKEQGAWGHKPKPGAFVFYDWSGSNSIDKIDHVGIVTRVEGDTIFTIEGNIDGGVAKRKERDTSKVVGYGYPERIKSRLDEEAARQQREAQKKANDQAALQPGPGTDVGALQPSGTELLTSLIPRSEIEEPAQAPETGSSPAKKEPQAAPTAPKDTTGPVTGSVTGPVLGTVAPESPKQPKKAKHAKPATADTTAATAEPLPTHAGASATGPMPAISSPALVGSALVAALALLAVAKTRRLRTAPATAGATAPRPAVNRRRRRRRLEVEVEPVRTSRRTAALQPAATLDALTATAALDAAALDAAALEAFQPAASLDTAALDTAALAPAALDALQPATALDALQPATALDAARPAARAGGRRRRPLDTRPFDLATDAPRRAAVDRLLDEHADLHRHLAGIDPFDAFCASRPTEPAGSGPVEILLDTGPLERFVDTGPFERIVIPQATSAFDAFSRTAGRGGDTAGISDTPDIGATYQGRRRRLGRPADESGTADLPLRGRRHRRPAPTQGVHIGGAQPFAQDAPLAGRRHASAGSPQPHRREDERQLVGSGGTGRAASGHPARSAPSQPGRNAPAQPGRSTPGQPRRRGRHRA
- a CDS encoding acyl-CoA dehydrogenase family protein: MNFGFTDEQLALAATVRDVLRAHCPPAALRSERRPAWEQLAGLGFFGLLLPPESDGLGLGLADVLPALEETGRACLPGPVVETAVVAPYLLPDNPKLASGALCVTVLPPGQAYAPDADLADLLLVARDGGWRLVARESARVVPRSGVDPCRPVFEVAFDDSEELGGPAAPALRRAAVATAAQLIGVARELLAVTVAYARVRTQFGAAIGSFQAVKHQLADAAVAVEFAAPLVHRAALSVDRAAGTADRDVSAAKAAAGEAAVLAARVALQAHGAIGYTEELDLRFWLARAWSLSAAYGTTAAHRERVRTAVLDGDLRRWP
- a CDS encoding substrate-binding domain-containing protein, producing the protein MPMLAPLVRSGLRLRTTLGLSDDLLADLAAGRLDLVISTIRPRVRGVQADPLYDEEFLLVAAPSLALAGVGPRELAAAPLVAYAEDLPIVRRYWRSVFGRRPAMAAQVVIPDLRGVLSAVRAGMGVSVLPAYLCRRDLAAGTLVTLAEPDEAPINTGYLAVRSGALAKPAVARVRAHLIEAFRAAPTY
- a CDS encoding acyl-CoA dehydrogenase family protein, with protein sequence MDLDFSPAEQGFRAEVRDWLRAHVPGPLPSMDTPEGFAAHRAWEALLADARLSVVSWPEEYGGRGASLIEWLIFEEEYWAAGAPARVTQNGIFLLGPSLMRFGTPEQRRRWLPRMARGDDVWAQAWSEPEAGSDLAALTSRAEPVPGGWRLYGHKTWSSRAAHATHGFGLFRTSGTRHKGLTYFLFPLSDVAVRPIAQLDGLPGFAELHFDGVFTPGSMVLGEVGEGWRVAMATTSSERGLTLRSPGRFLATADRLVALARSSGDPVAADRAARCWIEAEAYRLHTFATARRLMAGEEIGSAASMGKVFWSELDLRMHTLAMELLGDRAGEAGWLDGFLFSLAGPIYAGTNEIQRNIIAERVLRLPR